TTTCAGAAGATCGACATCGCCGTGGCTTCCGGACGGCCGCCCGACGTCCTGATCAGCACGTCGGGCATCGCACTCAAGTACGCACGTTTCGGGCTCCTGGAAGCCTTCGACGAATATCTCTCCGAAGAAGACATCAAGGATTTCGGATCCTTCTACGGATTCAGCGAGTATGAAGGCAAACACTACTTCCTGCCCTTTATCGGCGGCAACCGGTACATGGTGGCGAATCTGGAGATCTTCCGGGAACGGGACGCGGTGCATCTGCTCCCGAGCGAGGGAGACCGGCTCTGGACCTATGATCAATTCCTCGCCGCCGCCCGCGCGACGACCTTCGACCGCGACGGCGGGGTCGACGTATATGGCTTCGCCATGCCCTTCCAGCGGAATTCACCGCAGCAGGACCAGATGCCGTTCTTCTGGGGGCACGGCGCGCGGCAGTTCAACGACAGCGGCGACAGCCTGGTGATCAACAGCGAGGTGGGAGTGAAGGCCCTTCAGTTCATGGTGGACCTGGAACACGTGCACGGCGTAGTTCCAAAGGGCTCCGCGGGACTGCGCAACAACGACGTGACCGATCTGTGGAACGCGGGACGGCTCGCCATGCGCCAGGCCCATCACGGTACCCGGCGTGCCCATGAGCGCGCGCTGGAGACCGGCGTGATCGAGGAGGGGATCATCGAGCTTTATCCCATGATGTACCCGTCCCTGCCCGGTACCGATCCCGGCGCGTTCGTCGTGGCCGACTCTCCGTGTGTATTCAAGCAGGAAAATGAAGAAAAACGGGAACTCTCCATTGCCCTGGCGAAGTTCCTGACCAACACCCGCCACGAACGGGAAGCGGCCTACGCCCTGTCCACCCTGCCGACCCGGTATTCCGCACTGGACGTCTGGGCAGGCGATCCCTTCCAGCAGTACGTCCTGCGCGTGGCGCGTTACGGCACGAAGGACGCCATACAGGGATACGGCATTCCCCTGGTAAACATGACCCTGAGCGCCTTCCAGGCCGCCATGTCCCGGCAGGCCACGCCCAGGAAAGCGCTCGACGACCTGGCCAGGCGGGGTAACCGGTTCATTCGCAGAGACATCGAACGCCGCCTGCGCGCCGGGGCGGAGTAAGCGCCGGAGTAAGCGCGGAGTAAGCGCCGGAGGGTCCCATCGTCTTGAGCCTCACCCGAACGATCTTCAAGGAACGCTGGGCCTACCTGTTCCTCCTCCTGCCCCTCCTGCTTTTCGCGGTCTTCAACATGCTGCCCATGGCCGCGACGATCTTCCTCGGTTTCGCCGACTACTTTCCAGGGGGACAACCGGTCTGGACCGGCCTCGAAAACTACGCTTACGCGCTGTCGGACGACCTGTTCTGGAAGGCGTTGGGCATCACGGTCCTGTATACCTGCGGAGTGGTGCCTGCCAGCCTGCTGATCTCGCTGTTCCTGGCCTACGTCATCTTCGGTCTGAAATACGCCTGGGCCCAGGTCATCTTCAAATCGGCGTTCTATCTCCCGGTGGTGACGTCCGGGGCGATCCTCTCCCTGGTCTGGCTCTGGCTGTTCAACCCGGCCCGGGGCCTGCTCAACTACGTGCTGTCCTTCGCGGGGCTGGGACCCTACCTGTGGACCAGCGATCCCCAGATGGCCCTGCCTTCGCTGATGTTCATGGCGATCATGGGCGGGCACGGCGCAGCCATCGTGCTGCTGACCGCCGCCATGGGCGGCATCCCGGCCAGCTACTACGAGGCGGCGCGTCTGGACGGGGCCGGTCCGTGGCGACAGTACTGGAAGATCACCCTGCCTCTGCTCCGTCCGACGGTGCTCTACCTGCTCGTAACCAGCACGATCGCCTCCTTCCAGGTATTTACCCAGGTACTCATGATGACGGGAGGCGGCCCGGATTACGCGACGACCACGCTGGTCTATCTGATCTACACAGACGCCTTCGAATACTTCGATTTCGGGAAGGCCGCCGCCGAAGCGACGCTGCTTTCCCTCAGCCTGGCCGGTATCGCCGTACTGCAGTACAAGTGGCTGGCCAGCGACGTGGAATATTGATACGAATCGCCAGAACCCCACGTCTTCAGAACCAGGACGGCCAAGTTACAAGGATATGTTACAATACACTTTTAAGATCCTGCTCGCGCTTTTCGCCGTGCTGACGCTGATGCCGCTGTACTGGATCGTCGTTACCGCGTTCCAGACCCCGTCGGTGGTCCTCGCCTTCCCGCCGAGCCTGGTACCGTCGCCCGCGTCGTGGATCAATTTCGCCCGCCTGTTCAATGGTTCCGAGATCGGCACCTGGATGGCCAATTCCCTCATCGTGACGGGCACGGTGACGGCATCCAACGTGCTCCTTGGCACGCTCGCCGGCTACACGCTGGCCAAGAAGGTCTTCCCGGGACGCCAGACGATCTTCTGGACGGTGATCAGCCTCATGTTCATCCCGAGCCAGCTGACCATCATCCCGCTCTACGCGCTGATCGTCCAACTGGACTGGATCAATACTTACCAGGCGCTCATCGTCCCGGCGCTGATCATGCCCTTTTCCATTTTCCTGATGAAACAGTTTCTGCAGACGCTGCCCACGGAACTCATCGAGGCCGCGCGCATGGATGGATGCGGGGAGTGGGGGGTGTTTCAGCGGGTGATCCTGCCGCTGGCGAAGCCCGGGATGGGCGTGCTGGCCATCTTCACCTTCATGGGCGTGTGGAACGACTTTCTGTGGCCGTTGATCGTGATCAACCAAAGCTCGATGCTGACCCTGCAGGTCGGGCTCAACTCTCTGCAGAACCAGTACTACACCGACTACGGCCTGCTCATGGCCGGGGCCGCGGTGTCGGCCCTGCCCATGATCGCCTTCTTTCTTGTCTTCCAGCCCTATTTCGTGCGGAGCATCACGATCGGTGCGATAAAGGGGTAGGTCCCGCGCTAGTCCAGGGCCGGGAAGTCTTCCTGGTCGCGCAGGGTGTAGGAAAGCAAGGCGAGGTCATGCACGCTTCCCTCGATGTCGCGGACCTGGCCGGGCAGGATGGCGCGCTGTACGAACCCCACGAGTTGCAGCAGGAGGATCGCGCCACGCTGGACGTCCACCATGCACTCGGCGTTGAGTTGCTCGATGGACCCGGTGTGAAGGGCTACGGCGATCAGTTCGTTGATCATAT
The window above is part of the Gemmatimonadota bacterium genome. Proteins encoded here:
- a CDS encoding extracellular solute-binding protein, translating into MGCAMGKSLVIGSILLALCACAADAPLDEDEIRLTLWTQDYWVGVTGHELDGVPLDDPRRAQYTVKDWYNKVAHDFKALYPNRKIRIHIETLDWTSGFQKIDIAVASGRPPDVLISTSGIALKYARFGLLEAFDEYLSEEDIKDFGSFYGFSEYEGKHYFLPFIGGNRYMVANLEIFRERDAVHLLPSEGDRLWTYDQFLAAARATTFDRDGGVDVYGFAMPFQRNSPQQDQMPFFWGHGARQFNDSGDSLVINSEVGVKALQFMVDLEHVHGVVPKGSAGLRNNDVTDLWNAGRLAMRQAHHGTRRAHERALETGVIEEGIIELYPMMYPSLPGTDPGAFVVADSPCVFKQENEEKRELSIALAKFLTNTRHEREAAYALSTLPTRYSALDVWAGDPFQQYVLRVARYGTKDAIQGYGIPLVNMTLSAFQAAMSRQATPRKALDDLARRGNRFIRRDIERRLRAGAE
- a CDS encoding carbohydrate ABC transporter permease; the protein is MLQYTFKILLALFAVLTLMPLYWIVVTAFQTPSVVLAFPPSLVPSPASWINFARLFNGSEIGTWMANSLIVTGTVTASNVLLGTLAGYTLAKKVFPGRQTIFWTVISLMFIPSQLTIIPLYALIVQLDWINTYQALIVPALIMPFSIFLMKQFLQTLPTELIEAARMDGCGEWGVFQRVILPLAKPGMGVLAIFTFMGVWNDFLWPLIVINQSSMLTLQVGLNSLQNQYYTDYGLLMAGAAVSALPMIAFFLVFQPYFVRSITIGAIKG
- a CDS encoding sugar ABC transporter permease, coding for MSLTRTIFKERWAYLFLLLPLLLFAVFNMLPMAATIFLGFADYFPGGQPVWTGLENYAYALSDDLFWKALGITVLYTCGVVPASLLISLFLAYVIFGLKYAWAQVIFKSAFYLPVVTSGAILSLVWLWLFNPARGLLNYVLSFAGLGPYLWTSDPQMALPSLMFMAIMGGHGAAIVLLTAAMGGIPASYYEAARLDGAGPWRQYWKITLPLLRPTVLYLLVTSTIASFQVFTQVLMMTGGGPDYATTTLVYLIYTDAFEYFDFGKAAAEATLLSLSLAGIAVLQYKWLASDVEY